Genomic segment of Veillonellales bacterium:
CTTCCGGCATATAGCTCCCACCTCTCACACTGACTTTGCCAGCATTACATCGCCTATTCTTACCCGGCTTATGCGAACTGCGCCTCCTATCCCAAATAGAAGACGCAGCCTTTTCCCCTTGCTAGAGCTTATCGTGCCAGCCAGCCGCCGTCCACCGCCAGCGTATAGCCGTTTACATAGTCGGAAGCCTGAGAGGCAAGAAAGACTACCGGGCCGCCCAAATCTTCCGGTGTTCCCCAGCGTCCGGCCGGTATTCTTTCCAAAATTTCCGCGCTGCGGACAGCATCGGCTCTGAGGGGCGCGGTATTGTCGGTTGCCATATAGCCGGGCGCAATGCCGTTTACATTGATATTGTACTTCGCCCATTCATTGGCCAGTAACCGGGTAACTCCCATAACGCCGCTCTTGCTGGCCGTATAGGAAGGCACTCGTATGCCACCCTGAAAGGATAACATAGAAGCGATATTAATTATTTTACCGCCCTTGCCTTGTTTGATAAATTGCCTGGCAGCTGCCTGACTGAAGAAAAAGACGGTCTTAATATTGATGTTCATGACATCATCCCAGTCTTTTTCCGAAAACTCAACAGCGTCCTGCCGCCGGATGATTCCGGCGTTATTCACCAATATGTCAACATGACCGAATTCAGCAACTGTCCGGCTAACGATTCCCTGAATCGGTTCAATGCTCAACAAATCAGCTTCAATTCCCAAAAACCTGCGTCCGGTTTCCAGTACCTTATTTTTCGTTTCTGCTGACGTTCTTCTCCCGACGCCCACGATATCGGCGCCGGCTGTCGCCAGAGCGACTGCCATTCCCTGTCCGAGACCGGCAGTCGCCCCGGTCACAATTGCCACTTTCCCCGTTAAGTCAAACATCGCGTTCTCCCCCGTCTTTTTAAATCGTTATTTAAAATGATCCCTATTATTTTAAATCCTGCATAGCCACCTGATCCATATCGTCAAAGGTCTGATTTTCCCCCGCCATACCCCAAATAAAGGTATAGTTATGCGTTCCGCCGCCGGCATGAATCGACCAACTGGGAGAAATAACCGCTTCTTCATTCCGCATCACAATATGCCGGGTCTCCTCCGGTTCCCCCATATAGTGGAAAACAACGGCATCTTTGGGGACATTAAAATATAAATAAACTTCCATGCGGCGATCATGAGTATGACAAGGCATGGTATTCCACATATTTCCCGGCTCCAGTACCGTCATGCCCATAACCAACTGGCAGCTTTCCACTTTGCCGGGAACAATATATTGATAGATATTCCGTTCATTAGATTCGGTAATGGAGCCCAGATGTCGCGGCGTAATCCGGCTGCGTTCAATCTTCACCGTCAAATAGGAAGCGTGAGCCGGTGAACTATTAAAATAAAATTTTGCCGGTGCAGCGGCGTTACTGCTGGAAAATAGAATTTCTTTCGCTCCCATGCCCACGTATAATCCGTCGGTAGGGTTAAGAGCATACGCCCTGCCGTCTACCATAACTGTACCGGCGCCGCCGATATTGATAATACCCAGTTCTCTGCGCTCCAGAAAGTAATCCACTCCCATTCCCTGTTCCACTTCCAGAGCCAGC
This window contains:
- the kduD gene encoding 2-dehydro-3-deoxy-D-gluconate 5-dehydrogenase KduD, yielding MFDLTGKVAIVTGATAGLGQGMAVALATAGADIVGVGRRTSAETKNKVLETGRRFLGIEADLLSIEPIQGIVSRTVAEFGHVDILVNNAGIIRRQDAVEFSEKDWDDVMNINIKTVFFFSQAAARQFIKQGKGGKIINIASMLSFQGGIRVPSYTASKSGVMGVTRLLANEWAKYNINVNGIAPGYMATDNTAPLRADAVRSAEILERIPAGRWGTPEDLGGPVVFLASQASDYVNGYTLAVDGGWLAR
- the kduI gene encoding 5-dehydro-4-deoxy-D-glucuronate isomerase; translated protein: MEVRHTVHPQDVKRYTTEELRERFLIQGLFAPDEVKLVYSHVDRMITGSACPVKPLALEVEQGMGVDYFLERRELGIINIGGAGTVMVDGRAYALNPTDGLYVGMGAKEILFSSSNAAAPAKFYFNSSPAHASYLTVKIERSRITPRHLGSITESNERNIYQYIVPGKVESCQLVMGMTVLEPGNMWNTMPCHTHDRRMEVYLYFNVPKDAVVFHYMGEPEETRHIVMRNEEAVISPSWSIHAGGGTHNYTFIWGMAGENQTFDDMDQVAMQDLK